The genomic interval CGGAACAAGCATTCTCCCTTAATAAAACTTTCAAACCATTCTTTATTTCTATCACTAGACTTTAAGCCAACATAATCTAAAATGGCGTCTGTTTCGGTCGGTTCATTAAAGGCGAATACGACCCCAACTTGTCCGTGATCATCTTCTGAACTGATATCCGCAATCGACTGTGTTGAATAAACCAACGCATTATTAAAGGAACGACCAACACGCTTAATCGACTTTAAAATAGCACGTCCCATTGATGACGTTTGGAAAATCCATGCTTCGTCAATAATTTCAAAGGTATACTCTTTCGGATTTTCACGTCCAAACTTATCCGCAAACTTACCTAGTGCAAACATGGTTGCCAGTGAGTTACGTTGCATATCTGTATAAGTCGCTGGATCATCTTTTTCATTTGGCAAGTCTAGTCCCGCAACTTCCAGAATATTGATACGTGTCTTGAAACTAACCGAATCATTTGAACCGTCAGAGAAACTTAGGCGTAGAATACCACCAGTCACACGATCTTTAATCGCTTCTGCCATTTCTTTAATGTCATCCTTAGTAGCTGATTGTTTCATAACGTCCAACACAGTCAACATACCCACTTGCTTGCCTGCCCATTTTTGCTTAATCACATCTTTAATCGCTTTTTCTAAATGCGTTTTCATGATTTGATTATTCAAAGGAAAGACTTGCGAGAACATCGCTACGGCAACGTCATACGCTGGATCTGCATCAGGTTCAGTAATTTCGTAACTTTGACCTAACCCCGACATAAAAACAATGGGATCTAAGACGCCCCAGTTTTGAGAATCGGTTTGATCCAGTGTTGTGAAGTGAAATTCATTAATTAAGTCCATTAATTCAGGATATTTACTTCTAAATGAGGGATTACTAGTTGCAATATCAAACCACCCTTTAATTTCTTGTTTAGGGTCGATATATAACAATTTCCCTTTCATCATGGCTTGATACATCATAATTAACTTAACTAGAAATGACTTACCCTTACCTGTTTCTCCTGTAATCGAAATATGCGGACTATCAGTGGCTGCGCCTTGTAACCCTTGATTAGAAACTGATGGATTCAATAATACTAAGTCTTTTGATGAATAAACACTTTTCTTTAAACTTTCACTACGAATCGTATTAGATACACGGCCAATTACAAAACCTGTATTGTTTCCTAGTTGATGAGAAATGCCAAATAAGTTTTCAGCCAAACCGTCTTGTGACGCATATTGTAACCAACGTTTCTCGCCAAACAACGAATAGCCGGGAATAAAGCGATAAAATAAGTCGATTTGTTGCGCACTAGCTGTACTTAGTTCGACCTGACGGTCTGCCATCATTTTTTTAAAAGATGATACTCGCTTACGGATTTCCTGTATATCTTTGCCATAGACCACATATACTGCCATAAAACGGAAATATTCATTATCACGATCAACACCATTTTTCATTTGATTCAATAAAAACTTAGTCATTTTTCGCTTGTCTGAACGATCCATTTGCCCAGCAATATATCCGTCTTTATCTTCTGACCCAATTTCCTTTGTCAAAGCGGAAAGTTTTCCTTTCAATGTTCCAAAAAGACCTGATTTTTGTTCGGTCATAACTTTCATACGCAGTTCAACTGGAAATTTCTTAGCTTGTGCAACTTCATAAAACAAACTATTTTGTAAGTCAACGGGTGTTTCAGACACAGGCAACATAGCCACATAACCAGAACCATTTGTATTTTTCATATAAATCGTGCCACGCTTAGTCGCATTCAGTGTTGTATCTGAAATGTTTTCTAAAAAGTGATCGCGACTTTCAGTTTCAACTGAATGCTTAATCCCACGCATAAATCCATATCGGATAAAGTAAGCTAATTGATTCTCTGTTAAAGCTTGTCCACCTAGTGGCGCTAGAATATTTTCAGCTTCCGTATTACTATCCACATATGACTTATAAAAGTCTTCAGCAATTTCAACTTCATATCCTATACCACTCGCAATGGCTTGGGTAAATTGATTAATAACCGACTTAACCGATGAACGAATAGATTGATCATATTGAAATGACTTCAACTTGACACCCACAATATAATAACTTTCAGTGATAGTATCAAACTCTTTATTCAGGAGACTAATTTGCTTAGAAGCGTAATGTTTCGCCACATGTTCCACATCAGGTGCAAAATCGTTTGATAGTGATGTTTCGCCAAAAAAACGTTCTTCTAAATCAAATTCTTTTGGAATAAGAGTTAATTCAAATTCACCATACTTAGCGAGTCTTTTATAAATAGCAGATAATTTTAATTTATGCGCTTCTTTTTGTTTGCTGTCATGATTTGAAATACTAATACTTTTTACTCGAAAATACCCCCATACGTCTCCGTCCTTATTCACAAGTAAGTTCTCATGAATGGCACGCATTGGGTTCTTTAATTTTGTTCCCACGATCATTCCCCTTTCTGGTACAAAATAAATATCCAGCCCGAGTGCGACCCCGTAATTAAAGCTGAACTTTATAGCTGGATTGTATATATTTAATTACTTTGAACGTAGTATCCGTCTAGCTCCATATAGTCACCAGATAGACGCAAGTCACGTCCAACCTTATCCCAATCAATATAATTTAAAATATCTTGATTAGACATGACAAACGTATTAGCGTCCCACCCCATTTGTTCTTGTAGTTCCATGGCGAAATTACGGTCATCGGGTGCTTCAATAATCGTCAGTTGATCAGGATTAAAAATTCTTTTCCAAGAACCCTCGTACACATTGTCCACAATATTGCGAATGACATTATCTGATAAGGTACTCAACGTACTATTTGACAATTCACTAATCACTTCATTCAAGTGTTTTGTTTCAAAGGGATACGTTAGATCAAATGGCATATTATGATCCGCAACTTCAACTTCGTGTGACCCAATCCATTGGGCTATTTCCGTTGCTTTAAAAGGATAATTAAATGTACGTGATTCATTATTGCTTGTTTTGACTAAGGTAATGGTTAATTCGTCTGCATTAAACGACATAGGTTTTTCCTTTCTAAACTAAAAAGCTACCAACACAAAAGTTAGTAGCTATACTGATTCATATAAATAATATCCGGGTATTTTTGTAATGTAATCTTTACGAGTAATCGTTAATTTTTGACCAACTAACTTAAAGTTAAACTCACCATTTTCAGTCAAGTAATTTCTCTGGTCATCAAGGTACGTTGTAATGAACTCATCTTCTGAATACTCCAACCAATGATAAAACTCAAACGCAAATTCTTCGTCAGTATTTGCAGGAAAGACTGTCCAATCCAACAATGCAATTCCTTTATAAGATGACCCATAATGCTTTTGCAAAAATGATTTTACGGTCTCAAATGGCATACTACTTAAAATACTACATGTAATAGACTGCATACTTTCAAATAACGCTGGATAGTCGAGTGATGCTGATAAGTCAAAAGGTAAGTTATGATCAACAATTTCGTATGGCTCTTCTTGTAGCCATTCCGTAACGAATATTGGATATAACTTTACATCTGAAAATGTTTTTGTTTCGCCTGTTTTAGACTTACGAAACGTAATTGTGAAGTCATTCATTTAATCTGTACCTCATCTTCGGTATAGAACACTTGTATATCATGACAAATTGTCTTATCAGGTAAGTAGAACTGCCACATGTATTTAAGATATTGCCACACATACTGGTGTACTTTTAAACCGTCAGGATTAACCATATCATGGATTTTATATACAATAAAAGGCGGAAATATCACAGACGCCAATACAAAATTAGGCATGGTTTTCCAAACAAAGTACACAAAGGGTAAGTTTACAAGAAACGCTAACAATACCACCACAAAATTTTCCAATGAAACTGCATAGGTAATCCCACCAAATTTTGACGACGTGCGTCCACGTAATGTGTAACTATGTCTAAACAATAAACGATAGTTATAGGTCTCTCTTTTCATACCCTTAACTACCAAATACCATACGCATAAGATTAGAAATCACACGCATAATCATTTGTCCTTGTGTAATCAATAAGTAGACGAATCCACCCACACCAGCCAAGATGAAAATGTACTTGAAATCCTTTTTAAAGAATCCAACCAATCCACCAACGACTAGGGCGATGATCAATAATGATCCACCTTGTTGTTGTACCCATTGTTGTAATCCAACAAAACTCATAAGCTCTTCTCCTTACTTCTATAATTTTTAGTGTGTAAACTTAACGACAAAATATGTGCCGTCTTGCTTCTTCAATGACAAATCAAACTGTTCAGCGTGAATAGCCCCAGTTGTTGTATCTTCTAACTGTACAACACCCGATACACGTGGTTCACTAGGCTTACCAGATGTTTGCGTATCTGTAACTGCCTTAACCTTGTATGCACCATTCAATCCCACAGGATTATTCATCACAAATTCCATTTCCTTAGTTGGAGATGAAACATACTTTTCTAAGAATTTCGTAGTAAACGTGTTTACTGAATCCACGTCAGCCGATTCAAGATCAGACTGTTCGTTTGTATTACGAACCAAACTATCAGCAATGTGTCCCACCGTTGATTGTTCAGTCGTCATAAACGGAAACGCAACCACTGTATAACGATTATTCTTTTCAGCATATGGAATATTCAAGAAAAGTGTTTGTGTCTCATGCACATCAACTTTACTCTTCTTTTTATGCTTGCCTTTACCACTCTCAACTTCCTTAGTACCCGTAGTTGTCTTTACAGAAACCTTCATTTGGGCAATTTTAGCGTCATTTTCAACATAAAGCGCCACTAATTCGGAGCTTTCGAGCGATTGAGCTTTCCAATTGTCCATAACAGATAACTTAGAGACATCTAAGTCAGTCGCAAAGTACGGCTTTAAACTGTCCAGCCATTTTTGATAATCGCCAGTCTCTCCCGTACGAGTTTCAAATACAGATAGAAATTCATTTAAATAACGCCCCAATGACGGGTTATATGCCAACAAACCAGTTTGTGCCTTATCTAGCTTGTCTTCATAACTCTTTTGTTGCGACCTTAAATGCCGATTTTGTTCCGTGACATTTGAGACTTTCAAAAATGCTAATGGTCCACTAATCACTAACAAGCCAATCAACGTACCCATGATCCAGCGAGTTCTCTTTACAGAAATCTTGCGTGTTTTAGGTAGTCGCTTAGCTTTTAGCTTTTCAATTTTCTTAAACCCAAAAATCTTAATAATACTCACGTTCCTTTCAAAGTTTTTACTGAAAACACCGCCATTTAGGCAATTAAAAAACAACCGTTCATTTATGAATAGTTGTTTTAGATTAATATTTAGTTCTTTTCTGACTTCAAGAAACGATCTGCCTTTGCAACTGCTTCTTCAACAGCCTTTGAGACGTTTTGAGCGTTCTTAACAATCCCAGAGTTCTTAGCAATAAAGCGCAAGTTCATACGCATTGCCTTTAATTCATCTGCAAACAAATCTTCCAACATTGGATCTTCTGCAATCATTGCGTCCAATTCAGCTGTCCCAGCATATAGCTTTTCTTTGTCTAGCTTAGCCATACTTGCCGTGATTTGATTAGCGTGTTCTTGTGTTTCTTGTAGTGCCTTCTTCAATCGTGTTGCTGATACTTGTCCTGCCATAATAATGGTCTCCTTTTTTCACTGTAATTTATAGTTAGAATTTTAATACATTAACTTTGAATACCCACCCGCTTGTTTTCAGTAACCCGTGTTCTATGATTAATGTTGTTTTTCAAATTCATTCGCTAGTGTGTTTTCTTCTTCAATTTGTCGATTTAATGCTTCTAATAGCTTTTCATGTTTGGGAGATAATTCAGCTTCACGCATAAACTCCATAACATCGGATAATGCACCTGCTTCATCTAGTAATTTCAAAGTCGGAGCTACTGAACGTTGAATCCATGCTAGTGACCTTTCCAAACTAACTTCTTCTGGCAATGTTTCAAATACAATTTCCTTAGCGTGTAAGACGAAGTAATGCCATTGTTGAAAGACAGGTCTATCTTCTGCTTCTACATAGTCATCACGTGCTTTAATTTTGGGATCAATATACTCATAAAACGTAATATACCGATTGAAATAACCATAT from Weissella ceti carries:
- a CDS encoding ATP-binding protein, with protein sequence MGTKLKNPMRAIHENLLVNKDGDVWGYFRVKSISISNHDSKQKEAHKLKLSAIYKRLAKYGEFELTLIPKEFDLEERFFGETSLSNDFAPDVEHVAKHYASKQISLLNKEFDTITESYYIVGVKLKSFQYDQSIRSSVKSVINQFTQAIASGIGYEVEIAEDFYKSYVDSNTEAENILAPLGGQALTENQLAYFIRYGFMRGIKHSVETESRDHFLENISDTTLNATKRGTIYMKNTNGSGYVAMLPVSETPVDLQNSLFYEVAQAKKFPVELRMKVMTEQKSGLFGTLKGKLSALTKEIGSEDKDGYIAGQMDRSDKRKMTKFLLNQMKNGVDRDNEYFRFMAVYVVYGKDIQEIRKRVSSFKKMMADRQVELSTASAQQIDLFYRFIPGYSLFGEKRWLQYASQDGLAENLFGISHQLGNNTGFVIGRVSNTIRSESLKKSVYSSKDLVLLNPSVSNQGLQGAATDSPHISITGETGKGKSFLVKLIMMYQAMMKGKLLYIDPKQEIKGWFDIATSNPSFRSKYPELMDLINEFHFTTLDQTDSQNWGVLDPIVFMSGLGQSYEITEPDADPAYDVAVAMFSQVFPLNNQIMKTHLEKAIKDVIKQKWAGKQVGMLTVLDVMKQSATKDDIKEMAEAIKDRVTGGILRLSFSDGSNDSVSFKTRINILEVAGLDLPNEKDDPATYTDMQRNSLATMFALGKFADKFGRENPKEYTFEIIDEAWIFQTSSMGRAILKSIKRVGRSFNNALVYSTQSIADISSEDDHGQVGVVFAFNEPTETDAILDYVGLKSSDRNKEWFESFIKGECLFRDVYGRVGKLAIHSMFPEFTELFKTIERSESAKAEEKFN
- a CDS encoding antirestriction protein ArdA; the encoded protein is MSFNADELTITLVKTSNNESRTFNYPFKATEIAQWIGSHEVEVADHNMPFDLTYPFETKHLNEVISELSNSTLSTLSDNVIRNIVDNVYEGSWKRIFNPDQLTIIEAPDDRNFAMELQEQMGWDANTFVMSNQDILNYIDWDKVGRDLRLSGDYMELDGYYVQSN
- a CDS encoding conjugal transfer protein; this encodes MSIIKIFGFKKIEKLKAKRLPKTRKISVKRTRWIMGTLIGLLVISGPLAFLKVSNVTEQNRHLRSQQKSYEDKLDKAQTGLLAYNPSLGRYLNEFLSVFETRTGETGDYQKWLDSLKPYFATDLDVSKLSVMDNWKAQSLESSELVALYVENDAKIAQMKVSVKTTTGTKEVESGKGKHKKKSKVDVHETQTLFLNIPYAEKNNRYTVVAFPFMTTEQSTVGHIADSLVRNTNEQSDLESADVDSVNTFTTKFLEKYVSSPTKEMEFVMNNPVGLNGAYKVKAVTDTQTSGKPSEPRVSGVVQLEDTTTGAIHAEQFDLSLKKQDGTYFVVKFTH